The following nucleotide sequence is from Aquificaceae bacterium.
TTTGGAAGCACATCACATATAATGTCCACACCCACACCCTCCAACTCTCCAGTGAGGCATGCTCTAAGTGCGTGCCATACTTCCTTTGCCTTTAGGTTAAGCTCCTTTTGTATCTCTTTGGCTATTTCCTTTACCCTTTGAGCGCTAAGGTCTCCTTCTTGCACCTTTTGTAAGAAAAGCTCAAGCACGCGTCTTGAAGGCTCATTTTCAAGGACAGCCATAGCTTCCTCTGAGTAGCTAACCTCTTGGACAAAGAAGGGCTTAAGCCTTTCCACACCTTCTGTTAAGGTCTCAAAGGAGTCCCTGGTCTTTTCCAAGACTTTCCCCACAAAGTCCTTATCCGCTTTGTATCCTGCCTTTTCAAGAAAGGGCATAAACTCCTCTACAAGCCTATCAAGAGGAAGCACCTCTCTTATATATACTCCGTTCATCCACCTTAACTTTTCCTTGTTAAAGACCGCAGGTGCGGAGTTTACCCCTTCCAAGGTAAACAACTCTATAAGCTCCTCTTTGGAGAATATTTCCCTTCCTTCTTCTGGTGGAGACCAACCAAGAAGACAGAGGAAGTTAAAAAGTGCAGGAGACAGATAACCTTCTTCTCTGTAGTTTCTAACAGAGACCGCACCATGCCTTTTGGAGAGTTTGCTCCGGTCTTCACCCAGTATAACAGGCA
It contains:
- the gltX gene encoding glutamate--tRNA ligase; the protein is SKEEVEEFKRQGKPYTIRFRVPDGRVVVFEDLIKGHIAINVDDFGDFVIVRSDGTPTYNFVVVVDDALMGVTHVIRGEDHIPNTPKQILIYEALGFEVPKFAHLPVILGEDRSKLSKRHGAVSVRNYREEGYLSPALFNFLCLLGWSPPEEGREIFSKEELIELFTLEGVNSAPAVFNKEKLRWMNGVYIREVLPLDRLVEEFMPFLEKAGYKADKDFVGKVLEKTRDSFETLTEGVERLKPFFVQEVSYSEEAMAVLENEPSRRVLELFLQKVQEGDLSAQRVKEIAKEIQKELNLKAKEVWHALRACLTGELEGVGVDIICDVLPKEKVLERVKKALELLG